A stretch of Candidatus Manganitrophaceae bacterium DNA encodes these proteins:
- the folD gene encoding bifunctional methylenetetrahydrofolate dehydrogenase/methenyltetrahydrofolate cyclohydrolase FolD has translation MPAKRIDGKMIAQKVRARVKEVVDQLEPDHRPGLAAVLVGENPASKIYVRNKRKACEEVGIYSEEHTLPDSATEKEVLSLVDRLNRDPKIDGILVQLPLPKQINERRVLDAVSPEKDVDGFHYLNVGKLVANEPGFVPCTPLGIIELLIATGVEIAGAHAVVLGRSNIVGKPAALLLLHRHATVTVCHSKTKNLEEVCRQADILVAAIGKPQFVQKEMVKEGAVVIDVGINRLPDGKIVGDVDFEPVQERAGAITPVPGGVGPMTIAMLLSNTLQSAKWAAARRRGDGPK, from the coding sequence GTGCCGGCAAAGCGGATTGATGGAAAAATGATCGCGCAGAAAGTCCGCGCGCGTGTGAAGGAAGTGGTCGACCAGCTGGAACCCGACCATCGGCCCGGATTGGCGGCGGTGCTCGTCGGCGAAAATCCGGCCTCGAAGATTTATGTACGCAACAAGCGGAAGGCGTGCGAAGAGGTTGGGATCTACTCCGAAGAGCACACCCTCCCCGACAGCGCCACAGAGAAAGAGGTTCTCTCCCTGGTCGACCGGCTGAACCGCGATCCGAAGATCGACGGCATTTTGGTCCAGCTCCCTCTGCCGAAACAGATCAATGAGCGGCGCGTTCTCGACGCCGTCTCGCCGGAGAAAGATGTCGACGGCTTTCACTACCTCAACGTCGGGAAGCTGGTGGCGAATGAACCGGGGTTTGTTCCCTGCACCCCGCTCGGCATCATCGAGCTCCTCATTGCAACCGGGGTTGAGATCGCCGGCGCCCATGCCGTCGTCCTCGGACGGAGCAACATCGTCGGAAAACCGGCGGCGCTGCTGCTGCTTCACCGCCACGCCACCGTGACCGTCTGCCACTCGAAAACAAAAAATTTGGAAGAGGTCTGCCGGCAGGCCGATATCCTCGTCGCTGCAATCGGCAAGCCGCAGTTCGTTCAGAAAGAGATGGTCAAGGAAGGGGCGGTGGTGATCGATGTCGGAATCAACCGTCTTCCCGACGGGAAGATCGTCGGGGATGTCGACTTTGAGCCGGTTCAGGAGCGGGCCGGCGCGATCACGCCGGTGCCGGGCGGGGTCGGCCCGATGACGATCGCCATGCTTCTTTCGAACACCCTTCAGTCGGCGAAATGGGCCGCCGCGCGCCGCCGCGGAGATGGTCCGAAATGA
- a CDS encoding methylenetetrahydrofolate reductase: MGRRAPPRRWSEMKTLREACASGEFLLTAECVPPKGSDISRFSEQGQRLLGKVHAVNVNDNPAAIMHASPLALSKVLLEMGHDPICQITGRDRNRLAIQSDLLGLQILGIRNVLCLRGDDVTVGNQKETKPVFDLASVGILKTVTDLNQGRDLGGHPLEGATDLFAGAAVSPLSDFSGPGLIQFKNKVEAGARFLQTQAVFDPEPFKQFMEMARQSSVKVIAGVLFLRSVKMAEYVNAHIPGIRVPDHFIERLARAGKEGAVAAGIDITLEVITSVRGLCDGVHLMAIGAEEQIPTILERAGLTDSGKGFLGGADRAVAGGSR, from the coding sequence ATGGGCCGCCGCGCGCCGCCGCGGAGATGGTCCGAAATGAAGACCCTTCGGGAGGCCTGCGCGTCGGGCGAGTTTCTTCTGACAGCGGAGTGTGTCCCGCCGAAGGGGAGCGACATTTCCCGGTTCTCCGAACAGGGCCAACGGTTGTTGGGAAAAGTCCATGCGGTGAATGTAAACGACAATCCCGCCGCGATCATGCATGCAAGTCCCTTGGCGCTCAGCAAAGTGCTTCTCGAGATGGGACATGATCCAATTTGCCAGATTACGGGGCGCGATCGAAATCGATTGGCGATTCAGTCCGACCTGCTCGGCCTTCAGATTCTCGGCATCCGCAATGTGCTCTGCTTGCGGGGCGATGATGTGACCGTCGGCAACCAAAAAGAGACCAAACCGGTCTTCGATCTGGCGTCGGTCGGTATCCTTAAGACGGTGACAGATCTGAACCAAGGAAGGGACCTGGGCGGCCACCCGCTGGAGGGGGCGACCGATCTCTTTGCCGGTGCGGCCGTCTCTCCTCTGAGCGATTTCTCCGGCCCCGGTCTGATCCAATTTAAAAATAAGGTCGAGGCCGGCGCCCGCTTTCTCCAGACGCAGGCGGTTTTCGATCCGGAGCCGTTCAAGCAGTTTATGGAGATGGCGCGTCAATCGAGTGTGAAGGTGATTGCGGGGGTTCTCTTTCTCCGTTCCGTTAAAATGGCCGAGTATGTCAACGCGCACATCCCCGGGATTCGCGTTCCGGATCATTTTATCGAACGGCTGGCGCGGGCCGGAAAAGAAGGGGCGGTCGCTGCCGGAATCGACATTACGTTAGAGGTCATCACGTCGGTGCGGGGCCTGTGCGACGGGGTCCATCTGATGGCGATCGGCGCGGAGGAGCAGATCCCGACGATTTTGGAGCGGGCGGGGCTGACCGACTCCGGAAAAGGGTTTTTGGGCGGCGCCGACCGGGCGGTCGCCGGAGGGTCTCGATAA
- the panB gene encoding 3-methyl-2-oxobutanoate hydroxymethyltransferase, with the protein MDKVTVPRILEKKERGEKISVLTAYDYPFAKLIDEAGIDILLVGDTVGVVVQGEESTLPVTLDQMIYHTRMVSRAARRALVVGDMPFMSYQASLEETIRNAGRFLKEGGAAAVKLEGGARVADRIEALTQHDIPVMAHIGLTPQSVHRMGGYKVQGRESLQAKQLLADAKRVEAAGAFSLVLEGIPISLAKKITKSIQIPTIGIGAGPHCDGQVLVLHDLLGLFTRFHPKFVRQYADLTPLITDAVRRYKSDVASGKFPTEAEGYE; encoded by the coding sequence ATGGATAAGGTTACCGTTCCCCGAATTCTCGAGAAAAAGGAGCGGGGGGAAAAGATCAGTGTTTTGACGGCGTATGATTATCCTTTCGCCAAATTGATCGATGAGGCGGGGATCGATATCTTATTGGTCGGCGATACGGTGGGGGTGGTCGTTCAGGGAGAGGAGAGCACGCTGCCGGTGACCCTCGATCAGATGATCTATCACACCCGCATGGTCTCACGCGCCGCCCGGCGGGCGCTGGTTGTCGGCGACATGCCGTTTATGTCGTATCAAGCGAGCCTGGAGGAGACGATCCGGAATGCCGGCCGGTTCCTCAAAGAAGGAGGCGCCGCCGCGGTGAAGCTGGAAGGGGGAGCGCGGGTGGCCGATCGGATCGAAGCGCTGACACAGCACGACATCCCGGTGATGGCGCATATCGGGCTGACCCCGCAATCGGTCCATCGGATGGGAGGGTACAAGGTCCAAGGAAGGGAGAGCCTTCAAGCGAAGCAGCTCCTCGCCGATGCGAAGCGGGTCGAAGCGGCGGGCGCTTTCTCGTTGGTCCTCGAAGGAATCCCGATCTCGCTTGCAAAGAAGATCACAAAATCGATTCAGATTCCGACGATCGGGATCGGCGCCGGCCCGCACTGCGACGGTCAGGTGCTGGTCCTCCACGATCTCCTCGGCCTCTTCACCCGGTTTCATCCGAAATTCGTCCGCCAGTATGCCGACCTCACCCCGCTGATCACCGACGCGGTCCGACGTTACAAGTCGGATGTGGCGTCGGGCAAGTTCCCAACCGAAGCAGAGGGATACGAGTAG